The Lactuca sativa cultivar Salinas chromosome 2, Lsat_Salinas_v11, whole genome shotgun sequence genome includes a window with the following:
- the LOC111913370 gene encoding uncharacterized protein LOC111913370, with protein MTGHEFTLELLHCNPLQCVEVLHMSRESFVRLCAHFRVNYALNDSKHVSVEEKMAVFLMMIGHNQRYVIIKRRFQHSKQTVHKFFHEVLNKMLLFAHDIIVPTSFNPNPNILGHNRRLRRVFKGAVSALDGTLIHVLPANKRDLYRSRGKGDCYQNVLAICDFNMMFTFVVAGWEGIAHDSRILSEALANPHAPFPLPPPYKYYLCDAAYANIRGFMAPYRNVRYWLGDFRRRRALTNKEKFNHAHAKLWNVIERAFGVLKARFPILKRMKPFSLVTQRNITLACIALHNFIRREGLHDEFFARYDKPNVSVRKNNAVVDNDEDEIPTHGTAVDREYTTQLRDEIAEQLMQNME; from the exons ATGACGGGacatgaatttacgttagagttacTTCACTGTAATCCTCTACAATGTGTTGAAGTGCTACACATGTCCCGTGAATCATTTGTCCGACTATGTGCTCATTTTAGAGTAAACTACGCGTTAAATGATAGCAAACATGTGTCGGTTGAGGAGAAGATGGCTGTGTTTTTGATGATGATCGGTCATAACCAACGTTATGTGATTATCAAGCGGAGATTTCAACACTCAAAGCAAACAGTTCATAAGTTTTTTCATGAAGTGTTGAACAAAATGTTGCTTTTCGCACATGACATTATAGTGCCAACTTCTTTTAATCCGAATCCAAACATTCTAGGACATAATAGGAGGCTACGACGGGTGTTCAAGGGAGCAGTTAGTGCACTTGATGGCACCTTGATACATGTTCTCCCTGCAAACAAACGGGATTTATATAGAAGTAGGGGAAAAGGCGATTGTTACCAAAACGTATTGGCAATATGTGACTTCAACATGATGTTTACGTTTGTTGTGGCTGGTTGGGAAGGGATAGCACACGATTCTAGAATTTTATCAGAAGCATTAGCAAATCCACATGCACCATTCCCGCTTCCACCACCAT AtaaatattatctttgtgatgccgCTTATGCAAACATTCGAGGTTTTATGGCACCGTACCGTAATGTGAGGTATTGGCTTGGAGATTTCCGTCGAAGACGTGCATTAAcgaataaagaaaaatttaaccATGCACACGCAAAACTTTGGAATGTCATTGAGCGTGCTTTTGGTGTCTTGAAAGCACGATTCCCTATATTGAAGAGGATGAAACCATTCTCATTGGTTACACAACGAAACATTACCCTAGCATGCATTGCGCTTCATAATTTCATAAGAAGAGAGGGACTACATGATGAGTTTTTTGCACGATATGACAAACCAAATGTCTCGGTTCGGAAGAACAATGCAGTCGTTGATAATGATGAAGATGAGATTCCAACACATGGTACTGCAGTGGATCGTGAATATACGACTCAGTTAAGAGATGAAATTGCCGAACAATTGATGCAAAATATGGAATGA